Proteins from a single region of Hordeum vulgare subsp. vulgare chromosome 6H, MorexV3_pseudomolecules_assembly, whole genome shotgun sequence:
- the LOC123404248 gene encoding cyclin-P4-1-like produces the protein MAEAGELVVSGAQQDDMLRVVAALAGILERVAECNDAVGTPAGVPPASASAFRATTKPGISVRTYVARIARFAGCSPACYVVAYIYLDRLLHRARRFALAVDSYSVHRLLITTVLAAVKFMDDVCYNNAYFAKVGGISLVEMNYLEVDFLFGVGFDLNVTPETFGHYCAVLQSEMLCAEAPPAPPRLQHCCLSESEDDAASCGSQQQLAA, from the exons ATGGCCGAGGCCGGGGAGCTGGTGGTGAGCGGCGCCCAGCAGGACGACATGCTGCGAGTGGTGGCCGCCCTGGCCGGCATCCTGGAGCGCGTCGCTGAGTGCAACGACGCGGTGGGCACGCCCGCGGGGGTGCCgccggcgtcggcgtcggcgttcCGGGCAACGACCAAGCCGGGCATCTCGGTGCGCACGTACGTGGCGCGCATCGCGCGGTTCGCCGGTTGCAGCCCCGCGTGCTACGTCGTCGCCTACATCTACCTCGACCGGCTCCTGCACCGCGCCCGCCGCTTCGCCCTCGCCGTGGACTCCTACAGCGTGCACCGTCTCCTCATCACCACCGTGCTCGCCGCCGTCAAGTTCATGGATGACGT ATGCTACAACAACGCGTACTTCGCCAAGGTTGGGGGCATCAGCCTGGTCGAGATGAACTACCTGGAGGTCGACTTCCTGTTTGGCGTCGGGTTCGACCTCAACGTCACGCCGGAGACGTTCGGCCACTACTGCGCCGTGCTCCAGTCCGAGATGCTCTGCGCGGAGGCTCCTCCTGCGCCGCCCAGGCTGCAGCACTGCTGCCTCTCCGAATCCGAGGACGATGCCGCCAGCTGCGGCAGCCAGCAGCAGCTCGCGGCATGA